One Ooceraea biroi isolate clonal line C1 chromosome 6, Obir_v5.4, whole genome shotgun sequence genomic window carries:
- the LOC113561390 gene encoding uncharacterized protein LOC113561390 — MDIKMSCSVKGCKNYFRKTKLFNGSIKYFSFPKDLTIASKWLAVCGKQNVNSKKAMICSQHFDASSFVQSPKEKSLFYSQKRLLKLKADTIPTLRIMFDAPQVEAVYCVKRSLPLIDTSNMLESTCNDTSTSESQCNDTMPSATFDDDTPTSQRIQSIDNTTALPSTSKDVSALLKKLSYKVMFRNFSGYYTKE, encoded by the exons ATGGATATTAAAATGTCCTGTTCTGTGAAAGGATGTAAGAACTATTttcggaaaacaaaattatttaatggaagcataaaatatttttcgtttccaAAAGATCTTACGATCGCATCTAAGTGGCTTGCAGTATGCGGAAAACAAAATGTTAACAGTAAAAAag cTATGATATGTTCCCAACACTTCGATGCATCATCCTTTGTACAGTCGCCGAAAGAAAAGTCACTTTTCTATTCTcagaaaagattattaaaattgaaagcaGATACAATTCCCACGTTACGTATAATGTTTGACGCGCCACAAGTGGAAGCCGTTTATTGTGTCAAAAGATCATTACCATTAATTGATACATCGAATATGCTAGAATCAACATGCAACGACACATCAACTTCGGAATCACAATGCAACGATACGATGCCGTCTGCTACATTTGACGATGATACACCTACGTCACAAAGAATCCAGTCAATCGACAATACTACAGCGTTACCCTCAACATCAAAGGATGTATCTGCTCTTTTGAAGAAACTGAGTTATAAAGTAATGTTTAGAAACTTTTCAGGTTATTATACGAAAGAATAA
- the LOC105280813 gene encoding uncharacterized protein LOC105280813, whose protein sequence is MFGRNKPIDKSIYLFIFRVYILKFTVIMFHYMQIYGERLKRKWTNTPSCEESIARQMMLERIQPKFLTLMTRSFNQAKLRKQYYQPWENMQRECKEMATQLHELYQSITSATEFDIIALATAFYNIDGWIPIIHDFLNKRTRIMNSPNERCTWSSAVIVMSIHLLNNLRFTETRNCLAAVEYMIMLMERDNQSLDTIPNTVTELKARVADAWLTYTSQILWASSSNQETNPLNQ, encoded by the exons ATGTTTGGACGTAACAAACCGATTGACaaatctatctatctatttatatttcgagtttatattttgaaattcaCTGTAATAATGTTTCATTATATGCAGATATATGGTGAACGTCTTAAACGAAAATGGACAAATACTCCTAGTTgtg AAGAATCAATTGCACGACAGATGATGCTCGAACGTATTCAACCAAAGTTTCTGACACTGATGACAAGGTCATTCAACCAGGCAAAGTTACGGAAACAGTATTATCAACCCTGGGAAAACATGCAGAGGGAATGCAAGGAAATGGCAACCCAGTTGCATGAATTGTATCAGAGTATAACATCGGCGACAGAGTTTGACATTATAGCTCTTGCAACAGCTTTCTATAACAtag ATGGATGGATACCTATCATAcatgattttttaaacaagCGGACAAGAATTATGAACTCTCCAAATGAACgatgtacgtggtctagcgctGTGATTGTGATGAGCATACATCTTCTAAACAATCTGCGTTTTACTGAAACCAGAAATTGTCTCGCTGCAGTAGAATACATGATAATGTTGATGGAGAGAGATAATCAGTCACTCGACACTATTCCTAATACTGTTACGGAGCTAAAAGCAAGAGTTGCTGACGCATGGCTTACATATACAAGTCAGATTTTGTGGGCTTCATCTTCGAACCAAGAAACAAATCCTCTAAATCAATAA
- the LOC105280812 gene encoding WW domain-containing oxidoreductase encodes MVGVLNDSDSEDELPPGWEERTTLDGNVYYVNHYTKGTQWTHPRTGRKKIVDGELPVGWERCISDDNKVLFIDHTNHTTTYTDPRLAFATEYREMSQPVRQRFDGSSTALAVLHGRDLRNKVALVTGANAGIGYETARSLALHGCDVVLACRDLQKANEAISRIRQEKEAANCVALEMDLSSLRSVREAIEQFKQRFKSLHILILNAGVFGIPYQLTKDGYETTFQVNHLSQFYLTLLLENVIQGTNNSRVVIVSSESHRFSTIRSPEDVHQLTLSPPAYKYWAMGAYNESKLCNILFAQELARQWPSVSVFACHPGNMVSTSLSRHWWLYRLLFAIVRPFTKSLQQAASTTIFCATAPELEGVTGGYFNNCYRCQPSNAAVDPALASRLWTLSQDMITEYCKKGQEQS; translated from the exons ATGGTAGGCGTTTTAAACGATTCTGACAGCGAGGACGAACTGCCACCAGGTTGGGAAGAAAGAACGACGTTGGATGGAAATGTTTATTACGTGAa TCATTACACAAAGGGAACGCAGTGGACACATCCCCGAACCGGTCGTAAGAAGATCGTCGACGGAG aaTTACCAGTTGGCTGGGAGAGATGTATATCAGACGACAATAAAGTTCTATTTATCGATCACACAAATCATACTACAACTTATACCGATCCAAGATTAGCATTTGCCACTGAATACAGAGAAATGTCTCAGCCAGTACGACAGAGATTCGATGGAAGTAGCACTGCTTTGGCAGTGTTGCACGGCCGAGATTTACGCAACAAGGTTGCCCTTGTTACGGGAGCGAATGCAGGCATTG GATATGAGACTGCTAGATCATTAGCGTTGCATGGCTGTGACGTAGTGCTGGCTTGTAGGGATTTGCAAAAGGCTAACGAAGCTATAAGTCGTATCCGGCAAGAAAAGGAGGCCGCAAATTGCGTAGCTCTGGAAATGGACTTGTCATCACTGCGCAGCGTGCGAGAGGCCATCGAGCAGTTCAAGCAGAGATTTAA ATCTCTTCATATTCTAATATTGAATGCCGGTGTCTTTGGAATACCGTATCAGCTCACAAAGGATGGTTACGAGACGACGTTTCAAGTCAATCACTTGTCGCAGTTTTATTTAACGCTCCTGCTGGAGAATGTTATACAGGGCACCAACAATTCCAGGGTCGTAATAGTTTCCAGCGAATCGCACAG ATTTTCAACGATACGAAGCCCGGAAGATGTTCACCAATTAACTCTGTCTCCACCAGCGTACAAGTACTGGGCAATGGGTGCATATAACGAGTCGAAGCTGTGCAATATTCTGTTCGCGCAGGAACTGGCACGACAGTGGCCCTCCGTGAGCGTGTTTGCTTGCCATCCCGGTAACATGGTGTCTACGTCCTTATCACGTCACTGGTGGTTATATCGGTTGCTGTTTGCCATAGTACGCCCGTTCACCAAATCACTG CAACAAGCAGCGAGCACGACAATATTTTGCGCTACGGCACCGGAATTGGAGGGCGTAACAGGTGGCTACTTCAATAATTGTTATCGCTGCCAACCATCGAACGCGGCAGTGGATCCTGCATTAGCCTCGCGACTGTGGACTCTCAGTCAAGACATGATAACGGAGTATTGTAAAAAGGGACAAGAACAATCATGA
- the LOC105280809 gene encoding major royal jelly protein 1 yields MRHILFFVTSILSTAIAVNLDVILEWNYVDFVWDSPQQKQRAILSGNYNATSCILYDVDVARDGRIFVTSVREDGVPASLMTVTEKMGDGGPLLRPYPNWSWWNTGTCEGITSVYRVFIKCNHLFVLDCGKIGADKVCPAQLLIFDLSSDTLVKRIVIPDDVAANENGASLLTALTVSISTCSNFQNNMVVFMSDTAGFGLVIYNAHSSGSKFCRIESDSMKATDTNFTIDNQSFTLHDGILGLTLVYEDLYYAPLAGRNMYKMNSMKIRECLLSQAKINQITQLTGTLSGQTAAIASQDCAIFFSNIPETSILCADTSKKIDYNNTDVIAKDSVKLQFASGMKVIEGTRHNGGKSSADNSLTILTNRYQRYITDTLDLNEINFRILSANMSEIQNETHCFDSCT; encoded by the exons ATGAGGCATATTCTGTTCTTCGTCACATCAATTCTGTCGACGGCGATTGCGGTAAATCTGGATGTCATACTCGAGTGGAACTACGTTGATTTCGTATGGGACAGTCCGCAGCAGAAACAACGGGCGATACTAAGTGGCAATTATAATGCTACCTCGTGTATTTTGTATGATGTGGACGTAGCAAGAG ACGGTAGAATATTTGTCACTTCCGTAAGAGAAGATGGTGTGCCTGCTAGTCTGATGACGGTCACTGAGAAAATGGGAGATGGAGGTCCACTTCTTCGCCCCTATCCAAATTGGTCGTGGTGGAACACTGGAACATGCGAAGGCATTACTAGCGTTTATCGGGTGTTT ATTAAGTGCAATCACCTGTTCGTTTTGGACTGTGGCAAAATCGGGGCTGATAAGGTTTGTCCCGCTCAACTGTTGATCTTCGATCTGTCGAGTGATACATTAGTTAAACGCATTGTAATCCCGGATGACGTTGCTGCTAATGAAAATGGTGCCAGCTTGTTGACGGCACTTACCGTTTCTATCTCAACCTGCTCAAATTTCCAAAATAATATGGTG GTATTTATGTCCGATACGGCTGGCTTCGGTTTAGTGATATACAATGCGCATTCTTCGGGATCGAAATTCTGCAGGATCGAATCGGATTCCATGAAGGCGACTGATACAAATTTCACTATAGACAACCAAAGTTTTACTTTACATGATGGTATTCTCGGCTTAACGCTCGTTTACGAAG atttatattatgcTCCTTTGGCGGGacgtaatatgtataaaatgaataGTATGAAAATACGAGAATGTTTATTAAGTCAGGcgaaaattaatcaaattactCAGCTGACGGGTACGTTGTCGGGTCAGACAGCAGCGATAGCCTCCCAGGATTGTGCAATATTTTTCAGCAATATTCCGGAAACGAGTATTTTGTGCGCTGAtacttcgaaaaaaattgattacaaCAATACA gACGTGATTGCGAAAGATTCTGttaaattgcaatttgcaagTGGGATGAAAGTCATAGAGGGAACCAGACATAATGGTGGTAAATCCTCAGCCGACAATTCTTTaacaatattaacaaataGATATCAACGTTACATAACTGATACATTAGATTTAAATGAGATAAACTTCCGTATTCTCTCGGCAAATATGTCGGAAATACAGAACGAGACACATTGTTTTGATTCTTGCACATAa
- the LOC105280808 gene encoding 39S ribosomal protein L15, mitochondrial, whose product MAGKSGKDLALSMLRVLPRVSLGNIRDNPGALQKRKRGRGQHGGNRHSATQKGSYQRQNYMRLGYESGNNPFYLRFSYEPYYKGHHFRREYPPLSLKQLQMFVDTNRLDITKPIDLLSLINTGLYNINVNWKHAGVHLTDEGSHCFKAKLNIEVQWASEPVIAAIERNGGVITTAYYDMRCLQAMCDTEQFFSTGEPIPRRFLPTMDCLEYYSSATMRGYLADPEKVSQERLVLAQKYGYELPKIEDDPDYEMLCARKDPRQLFHGLEPGWVVSLKDKVILKPKAEYLKEYYAS is encoded by the exons ATGGCTGGGAAAAGTGGAAAGGATTTAGCACTGTCTATGTTACGAGTGTTACCTAGGGTGTCACTGGGAAACATTCGAGATAATCCTGGTGCATTACAGAAGAGA AAACGTGGTAGAGGTCAACATGGTGGTAACCGGCACAGTGCAACGCAAAAAGGTTCTTACCAGAGGCAAAATTACATGCGTCTGGGTTACGAGTCTGGAAACAACCCTTTTTACTTGAGGTTTAGCTACGAGCCTTACTACAAGGGTCACCA TTTCAGACGAGAATATCCACCGCTTTCTTTAAAACAGCTGCAAATGTTTGTTGACACAAATCGGCTGGATATAACAAAGCCCATTGATCTGCTGTCATTAATAAACACTggtttatataatatcaatgtAAATTGGAAACATGCAGGTGTTCATTTAACAGATGAG GGCTCGCACTGTTTCAAAGCCAAATTAAATATAGAGGTACAATGGGCATCCGAACCTGTAATCGCGGCGATTGAAAGGAACGGTGGCGTAATCACTACTGCTTACTACGACATGCGCTGCCTCCAGGCCATGTGCGATACGGAACAGTTTTTCAGCACAG GTGAACCGATACCACGTAGGTTCCTGCCAACAATGGATTGCTTGGAGTATTACTCCAGTGCCACTATGAGAGGATATTTGGCCGATCCCGAAAAAGTCTCTCAGGAACGACTGGTGCTGGCGCAAAAGTACGGCTACGAATTACCGAAAATCGAGGACGATCCTGATTACGAGATGTTGTGCGCGCGCAAAGATCCGCGGCAATTGTTCCACGGTCTGGAGCCGGGCTGGGTGGTCAGTCTTAAAGATAAAGTGATACTGAAACCTAAAGCCGAATatctaaaagaatattatgCGAGTTGA
- the LOC105280807 gene encoding cytoplasmic dynein 1 light intermediate chain 2 isoform X1, whose protein sequence is MMMAAATVDTMLQSNGFQAKKKEDVDNKDNLWSSILGEVQNSGNNKLPSNKNVLVLGDNESGKTTLIAKLQGVEDPKKGSGLEFAYIDVRDDYRDDHTRLSVWVLDGDPGHANLLRFALNKERFPHTLVMLVAAMTTPWAIIDQLQSWAALLGDHIDKLPLDNDTRQWCRQLNIKKWQDYTEPGDELDPGSPLRRTSRNLDDDTTEGLPLPEGVLTTNLGLDVVVVITKTDYMSTLEKEQDYKDEHFDFMQQWIRRFCLQYGAGLFYTSAKEDKNCDLLYKYLTHRIYSLPFRTPALVVEKDAVLIPAGWDNMKKISILHENLQSMKANDYYRDVIAQPATNRKCVAREMEVQAEEEQAFLARQQAALSGLKDPTRSPTTRNQASPGPIIQVASPNKKLDPKGTGATPSGEGVLANFFNSLLYKKTGVQPGSPGTPGNVGTSPMKLDATPVDKATMCNDAAAELDRLTRTKKLSPPNLNSSSEC, encoded by the exons ATGATGATGGCAGCGGCGACGGTTGATACGATGTTGCAGAGCAATGGCTTTCAggcgaaaaagaaagaggacgTCGACAATAAGGACAACTTGTG GTCGTCTATTCTGGGGGAAGTGCAGAACAGCGGCAACAACAAGCTGCCGTCGAACAAGAACGTCCTCGTCCTAG GTGACAATGAGAGTGGAAAGACAACGCTTATAGCCAAATTGCAAGGCGTGGAGGACCCAAAGAAAGGTTCCGGATTGGAGTTCGCGTATATCGACGTGAGGGATGATTACAGAGATG ATCACACACGGCTGTCGGTATGGGTCCTGGACGGAGACCCGGGTCACGCGAATCTCTTGAGATTTGCTCTGAACAAGGAGAGGTTTCCACATACGCTTGTTATGTTAGTTGCTGCCATGACCACGCCATGGGCCATTATCGATCAGCTTCAATCATGGGCGGCGTTATTAGGCGATCACATTGACAAATTACCCTTAGATAATGACACTAGGCAATGGTGCAGGCAGCTTA ATATTAAGAAGTGGCAGGATTATACAGAACCAGGAGACGAGCTGGATCCTGGAAGTCCCCTGCGACGTACCAGTCGTAACCTGGACGATGACACCACTGAGGGTTTACCTCTGCCGGAAGGAGTACTTACGACCAATCTGGGCCTGGACGTCGTCGTGGTCATAACGAAGACCGATTACATGTCCACTCTCGAGAAGGAACAGGATTACAA AGACGAACACTTTGACTTCATGCAACAGTGGATCAGGCGGTTTTGCCTGCAGTACGGCGCGGGTCTGTTTTACACATCGGCGAAGGAGGACAAGAACTGTGATTTGCTCTATAAGTATCTTACGCATAGGATTTACTCTTTACCATTCAGAACGCCGGCCCTGGTCGTCGAGAAGGACGCGGTACTTAT ACCCGCTGGTTGGGACAACATGAAGAAGATTAGTATCTTGCACGAGAACTTGCAATCGATGAAGGCGAACGATTATTATCGCGATGTGATCGCGCAGCCGGCGACGAATCGGAAA TGTGTCGCTAGGGAAATGGAGGTGCAAGCGGAGGAGGAGCAAGCTTTCCTCGCGCGGCAGCAGGCAGCTCTGTCCGGTCTGAAGGATCCCACTCGTTCACCCACCACTCGGAACCAGGCAAGCCCCGGGCCAATTATACAG GTGGCGTCGCCGAACAAGAAGCTGGATCCCAAAGGCACCGGCGCCACGCCATCCGGAGAGGGTGTCCTAGCtaatttcttcaattctctCCTCTACAAGAAGACCGGGGTGCAGCCGGGTTCACCGGGGACACCGGGCAACGTGGGCACGAGCCCGATGAAACTCG ACGCTACGCCGGTGGACAAGGCGACGATGTGTAACGACGCAGCGGCAGAGTTGGACCGCCTCACGCGAACCAAGAAACTTTCCCCACCCAATCTCAACTCGTCTTCTGAATGTTAA
- the LOC105280807 gene encoding cytoplasmic dynein 1 light intermediate chain 1 isoform X2, translating into MMMAAATVDTMLQSNGFQAKKKEDVDNKDNLWSSILGEVQNSGNNKLPSNKNVLVLGDNESGKTTLIAKLQGVEDPKKGSGLEFAYIDVRDDYRDDHTRLSVWVLDGDPGHANLLRFALNKERFPHTLVMLVAAMTTPWAIIDQLQSWAALLGDHIDKLPLDNDTRQWCRQLNIKKWQDYTEPGDELDPGSPLRRTSRNLDDDTTEGLPLPEGVLTTNLGLDVVVVITKTDYMSTLEKEQDYKDEHFDFMQQWIRRFCLQYGAGLFYTSAKEDKNCDLLYKYLTHRIYSLPFRTPALVVEKDAVLIPAGWDNMKKISILHENLQSMKANDYYRDVIAQPATNRKCVAREMEVQAEEEQAFLARQQAALSGLKDPTRSPTTRNQVASPNKKLDPKGTGATPSGEGVLANFFNSLLYKKTGVQPGSPGTPGNVGTSPMKLDATPVDKATMCNDAAAELDRLTRTKKLSPPNLNSSSEC; encoded by the exons ATGATGATGGCAGCGGCGACGGTTGATACGATGTTGCAGAGCAATGGCTTTCAggcgaaaaagaaagaggacgTCGACAATAAGGACAACTTGTG GTCGTCTATTCTGGGGGAAGTGCAGAACAGCGGCAACAACAAGCTGCCGTCGAACAAGAACGTCCTCGTCCTAG GTGACAATGAGAGTGGAAAGACAACGCTTATAGCCAAATTGCAAGGCGTGGAGGACCCAAAGAAAGGTTCCGGATTGGAGTTCGCGTATATCGACGTGAGGGATGATTACAGAGATG ATCACACACGGCTGTCGGTATGGGTCCTGGACGGAGACCCGGGTCACGCGAATCTCTTGAGATTTGCTCTGAACAAGGAGAGGTTTCCACATACGCTTGTTATGTTAGTTGCTGCCATGACCACGCCATGGGCCATTATCGATCAGCTTCAATCATGGGCGGCGTTATTAGGCGATCACATTGACAAATTACCCTTAGATAATGACACTAGGCAATGGTGCAGGCAGCTTA ATATTAAGAAGTGGCAGGATTATACAGAACCAGGAGACGAGCTGGATCCTGGAAGTCCCCTGCGACGTACCAGTCGTAACCTGGACGATGACACCACTGAGGGTTTACCTCTGCCGGAAGGAGTACTTACGACCAATCTGGGCCTGGACGTCGTCGTGGTCATAACGAAGACCGATTACATGTCCACTCTCGAGAAGGAACAGGATTACAA AGACGAACACTTTGACTTCATGCAACAGTGGATCAGGCGGTTTTGCCTGCAGTACGGCGCGGGTCTGTTTTACACATCGGCGAAGGAGGACAAGAACTGTGATTTGCTCTATAAGTATCTTACGCATAGGATTTACTCTTTACCATTCAGAACGCCGGCCCTGGTCGTCGAGAAGGACGCGGTACTTAT ACCCGCTGGTTGGGACAACATGAAGAAGATTAGTATCTTGCACGAGAACTTGCAATCGATGAAGGCGAACGATTATTATCGCGATGTGATCGCGCAGCCGGCGACGAATCGGAAA TGTGTCGCTAGGGAAATGGAGGTGCAAGCGGAGGAGGAGCAAGCTTTCCTCGCGCGGCAGCAGGCAGCTCTGTCCGGTCTGAAGGATCCCACTCGTTCACCCACCACTCGGAACCAG GTGGCGTCGCCGAACAAGAAGCTGGATCCCAAAGGCACCGGCGCCACGCCATCCGGAGAGGGTGTCCTAGCtaatttcttcaattctctCCTCTACAAGAAGACCGGGGTGCAGCCGGGTTCACCGGGGACACCGGGCAACGTGGGCACGAGCCCGATGAAACTCG ACGCTACGCCGGTGGACAAGGCGACGATGTGTAACGACGCAGCGGCAGAGTTGGACCGCCTCACGCGAACCAAGAAACTTTCCCCACCCAATCTCAACTCGTCTTCTGAATGTTAA